The following are encoded together in the Robertmurraya sp. FSL R5-0851 genome:
- the lysS gene encoding lysine--tRNA ligase encodes MIKMSHEELNDQLQVRREKLASLQEKGLDPFGKRFERSGFSQEFISQYGEMEKEELANKNIAVTIAGRIMTKRGKGKAGFAHIQDLKGQLQIYVRQDAVGEEQYEIFNIADLGDIVGVTGTLFKTQVGELSVKVEDFQLLTKSLRPLPDKFHGLKDVEQRYRQRYVDLIMSQESRHTFITRSLIIQSMRRYLDSKGYLEVETPMMHAIAGGASARPFITHHNALDMELYMRIAIELHLKRLIVGGLEKVYEIGRVFRNEGVSTRHNPEFTMIELYEAYADYQDIMSLTENLIAHIAQEVLGTTTIQYGEYEVNLKPEWKRLHMVDAIKEYTGADFWKEMSVEEARVLAKEHGVEIKDTMLYGHIVNEFFEQKVEEKLIQPTFIYGHPVEISPLAKKNDQDPRFTDRFELFIVAREHANAFTELNDPIDQRERFEAQLKEREEGNDEAHMMDDDFIEALEYGMPPTGGLGIGIDRLVMLLTSAPSIRDVLLFPAMRHR; translated from the coding sequence TTGATAAAAATGAGTCATGAGGAACTTAATGACCAATTACAAGTCAGAAGAGAAAAGCTAGCTTCTCTTCAAGAAAAAGGTCTCGATCCATTCGGAAAGAGATTTGAACGTTCTGGCTTCTCCCAAGAGTTTATTAGTCAGTACGGAGAAATGGAAAAAGAAGAGCTGGCAAATAAAAATATTGCTGTAACTATTGCTGGTCGTATCATGACAAAGCGTGGAAAAGGTAAAGCTGGCTTTGCGCATATCCAAGATCTAAAGGGGCAGCTGCAAATATATGTTCGTCAAGATGCAGTAGGTGAAGAGCAATATGAAATCTTTAATATTGCTGATTTAGGGGATATTGTTGGTGTAACGGGTACATTGTTTAAGACACAAGTTGGAGAGCTGTCTGTAAAAGTAGAAGACTTTCAGCTTTTAACAAAGTCATTACGTCCACTTCCTGATAAATTTCACGGTCTGAAGGACGTTGAACAGCGCTATCGCCAACGTTATGTTGATCTTATTATGAGTCAAGAAAGTAGACACACATTCATTACTCGTAGTTTGATCATTCAATCAATGAGGAGATACCTTGATTCTAAGGGGTACCTAGAAGTAGAGACGCCTATGATGCATGCCATCGCAGGTGGGGCATCTGCTCGTCCGTTCATTACACACCATAATGCATTAGATATGGAATTATATATGCGTATTGCCATCGAACTTCATTTAAAGCGTCTAATTGTCGGTGGTTTAGAAAAAGTTTATGAAATTGGGCGTGTGTTCCGTAACGAAGGTGTGTCTACTCGTCATAATCCTGAATTTACAATGATTGAACTGTATGAGGCTTATGCTGATTATCAAGATATTATGAGTCTTACAGAAAACCTAATTGCTCATATTGCTCAAGAAGTATTAGGGACAACTACTATTCAATACGGTGAATATGAAGTAAACCTTAAGCCAGAGTGGAAGAGGCTTCATATGGTAGATGCAATTAAGGAATATACAGGTGCTGATTTCTGGAAGGAAATGAGTGTAGAAGAAGCAAGAGTTTTAGCGAAGGAACATGGAGTAGAAATTAAGGATACCATGCTGTACGGTCATATTGTTAATGAGTTCTTCGAGCAAAAAGTAGAAGAAAAGTTAATTCAACCGACATTTATCTATGGTCATCCAGTTGAAATTTCCCCTCTTGCAAAGAAAAATGACCAAGATCCGCGTTTCACAGATCGTTTTGAATTATTTATTGTGGCTCGTGAACATGCGAATGCTTTCACTGAACTGAATGATCCGATTGACCAGCGTGAACGTTTTGAAGCACAATTAAAAGAGCGTGAAGAAGGAAATGATGAAGCTCATATGATGGATGATGACTTTATCGAAGCTCTTGAGTATGGGATGCCTCCTACAGGTGGGTTAGGAATCGGAATTGACAGACTTGTTATGCTTCTAACAAGTGCACCTTCTATTAGAGATGTATTGTTATTCCCGGCAATGAGACATCGTTAA